One genomic window of Myxococcus guangdongensis includes the following:
- a CDS encoding glutathione peroxidase yields MSTLFDIPVKSIDGAPSTLGQFKGKVLLVVNVASKCGLTPQYTGLEKLYEEKRAKGLEVLGFPANNFMGQEPGSEEEIKQFCDLNYAVKFPLFSKISVVGEDKHPLYQELTRAFPDATGEGPMRARLKGYGIEANPIPEVQWNFEKFVIGRDGRVAARFAPDVTAEDPRLVQAIDAELAKGA; encoded by the coding sequence ATGAGCACCCTCTTCGACATCCCCGTGAAGTCCATCGATGGCGCCCCCAGCACGCTGGGACAGTTCAAGGGCAAGGTTCTGTTGGTGGTGAACGTGGCCTCCAAGTGCGGCCTGACGCCGCAGTACACGGGACTGGAGAAGCTCTACGAGGAGAAGCGCGCGAAGGGGCTCGAGGTGCTGGGCTTCCCGGCGAACAACTTCATGGGCCAGGAGCCGGGCTCCGAGGAGGAGATCAAGCAGTTCTGCGACCTCAACTACGCGGTGAAGTTCCCGCTGTTCTCGAAGATCTCCGTCGTCGGCGAGGACAAGCACCCGCTCTACCAGGAGCTGACGCGCGCGTTCCCGGACGCCACCGGTGAGGGCCCCATGCGCGCGCGCCTCAAGGGCTACGGCATCGAGGCGAACCCCATTCCCGAGGTCCAGTGGAACTTCGAGAAGTTCGTCATCGGCCGGGATGGTCGCGTGGCCGCTCGCTTCGCCCCGGACGTCACCGCGGAGGACCCGCGCCTGGTGCAGGCCATCGACGCGGAGCTGGCCAAGGGCGCCTGA